The sequence GGGGCTGGGTGATGACGAGATAAACGCGCGGGTCAGGCGGGCGCTCGAGTTGGTGGGCCTTGATTTCGAGGCCGTGAAGGGGCGATCCCCGTTCGAGCTCTCTGGCGGCGAAATGAGGCGAGTCGCCATAGCCGGGGTGCTTGCCATGGAGCCGTCCGTGCTCGTGCTGGACGAACCAGTGTCGGGACTGGACCCGCGAGGCCGCGACGAGTTGCTCGAAGAGCTTGCGAGGCTGCACCGCAGGTCTGAGTGTACGGTCATATTGGTGTCACACAGCATGGAAGATGTCGCGAGGCTCGCGAAAAGGCTCGTGGTCATGCACAAAGGGAAGGTCGTGGCAGACGGGCCTGTGCGCGAGGTGTTCCGCATGACCGACCTTTTGAAGGAGGTAGGTCTCGGAGTGCCACAGGTCACCGAGGTCATGCACGAGCTCGCGAGACGCGGAAAGGACGTCAGGACGGACGTTCTCACGGTCGAAGAGGCCAAGGCGGAGCTCCTCAGGCTCTTGCGAGGTGAGGGCCGTGTTCGGTAATCTGACCATAGGTCAGTATATACCGGGCGACTCGCTGGTGCACAAGCTGGACCCGAGGGTGAAGATATTCATCACCTTGGTCGTCATTACGGTGCTCTTCCTTGTCAGCACGATGGCGGGGTACGGGTTGGTTCTCCTTTTCATCCTGGGCGCCGTGCTTCTCGCCCACCTGCCGATGAGGTTCGTGATGCGAGGCGTGCGACCGCTTCTTTTCATCCTCGTGCTGACGTTCGGGCTTCACCTCTTCATGAACGAAGGCCGTGTGCTCTTTCGGGTGGGGCCTCTGGTGGCGACGTACGAGGGGGCGTTCAAGGGGTTCGCGATGTCGATGCGGCTGGTGTTGCTCGTGCTGGCTACGTCCATATTGACGCTCAGCACGTCCCCCATCGAGCTCACCGACGGCATCGAGAGCATTCTCTCGCCGGCGAGAGTTCTGGGGGTTCCAGCGCACGAGCTCGCGATGATGATGACCATCGCGCTGAGATTCATCCCAACGCTCCTCGAGGAGACCGACAAGATAATGAAGGCCCAGATGGCGAGGGGTGCGGATTTCGAGACCGGCAACGTAGTGCAGAAGGCCAAAAGCCTGGTCCCGCTGCTCGTGCCGCTCTTTGTGAGCGCGTTCCGGCGGGCTGACGAACTCGCCATGGCAATGGAGGCCAGGTGTTACCGCGGGGGACAGGGACGGACCAGAATGAAGCAACTTCGCGTTGGGGCGAAAGACATCCTTGCAGCTATCGGCTCGACGGCCGCGCTGGTCGCCGTGGCGGTGTATCTCTAAACACGGCACGGTGCGTTTTCGTCCCTTCGCTTGGCAGGGGCGCCAGGGCTGCGCCGGTGCTTACACAACGGGCTGTGGGCGTTTGTCTGTTCTTGCGCCGAACTCGGACGACTCGCGCCCACGCTCGCGCGCCGCGCGCCGGGTGCCGGGCGCCGCGCGCCGGGCGCGCCATCCTCGGAGAGCGAGGAGAGCGAGGCTGGCAACCCTGAATGGATTTGGGTGCTGAGAAGTGGCGCGGACTTCTGGTGGAGCTTAGACGAGCAGCCTATGAGAAACATCAAACTTGTGCTCGAGTACGACGGGACCGCGTACTGCGGGTTCCAACGTCAAGACGGCCTGCGGACGATCCAGGCAGAGCTGGAGCGGGCTGTGGCAGTGATAACGAAGTCGCCCGCGAACGTGATCGGTGCGGGACGCACCGACGCTGGGGTCCATGCTCGGGGCCAAGTCGTGAATTTCCGTACAGACGCGAGGATGCCCGCGGAGAAGTTCGTTCCGGCGCTCAACAGCGTGCTTCCTGCTGATATCAGGGTGCTTCGGGCCGAGGATGTGCCGCTCGAGTTCAATGCGCGGTACGACGCCCGCGGCAAGACGTACGAGTACACGATGGATACGAGGCCCGTACCGTCGGTCTTTCTCCGGAACTACGCGTACCACGTGCCATTCCCTCTTGATCTCGAGGCGATGCGCGAAGGATGCAGCCATATCGTGGGGCGCCACGACTTCCGGTCGTTTGCTGCATCGGGCGGGGGGGCCAAGACGTTCACCCGGGAGGTGAGGCGGTGCGCCCTCGAGGCTGGAGAGGGTCTCGTCAAGATAACCGTGGAGGCGGACGGGTTTCTCTATAACATGGTGCGGATAATCGTGGGGACGTTGGTGCTCGTCGGTGTGGGCAAACTCACTCCACGCGACGTGGCAAGGATTCGTGACGCTCGCGACAGGCGTGTCGCGGGGCCCACTGCCCCTGCGAAGGGGCTGTGCCTAGTGCGTGTCGACTATGACGCGTGACGCGTGGGCGGCCGGGCCCGCCCGAGGCCGGAGGGGGACGGCAGGCCGAAGACTGAAGGGCGGGCCGAAGGCGGAAGGCGCCGGCGGGCCGGAAGGCGGCGGGATAGCGGGCGGGCGCTGCAGCGAGGTAGCTTCGTTCTTGACACGTTGCCCAGGCTATATTAGAATACGCCTTGGGGCTTGCGGCCCGCATTTGGTTTATCCAGCCGCGATTTGCGGCAGGGTGACATGAAGCTTTAAGGCTCGCGACGGAGCGGGCGAACGTGTGAATCGAGTTAAGAGGTCAAAAGTCTTGTGAGGTGGATCTTCTATGGCTGGCACTGGGCCCAGGCCCGAGGCACAGGGCGGAGAATGGTACGTGGTCGACGCCGAGGGAAAGACCCTTGGCAGGCTGGCGAGCCAGGTCGCCAGCGTCATACGGGGAAAGCATAAACCGACATATACCCCTAGTCTTGATACTGGCGATCACGTGATCGTCATCAACGCCGAGAAGGTGCGGGTAACCGGGAACAAAGAAAAGCAAAAGTTCTATTACCGGCATAGCGGCTATCCCGGAGGGCTGCGGGCTGTTCCCTACGAAGTTATGATGGCGAAGAAGCCTGAGGCAATTATCGAGCACGCGGTGAGAGGGATGCTTCCGCACAACCGGCTAGGGCGTTCGCTGTGGAGAAAACTTAAGGTGTACCGCGGCGCGGAACACCCGCACGCCGCGCAGAAGCCGAAACCCCTTGAGATCAAGGAGTAAGGGGGCCATGGCACAGGCACGAAAGGGGGGTAAGGCATGGCATTAGCTGAGATCGGGAACGCGCCTGCCGTCCTCGCGACAGGCCGGCGGAAGTGTTCGGTGGCGAGGGTGCAGTTGAAGCCCGGCCGTGGCGACATCATCGTCAACGGGAAACCCGTATCCGAGTATTTCGGCCGCAAGATCCTGGAGATCCTTGTAAGGCGGCCGTTTGCAGTGACGGACACCGCTGGCAAGTACGACGTGATCGCGAAGGTCGAGGGCGGAGGCCCCACCGGCCAGGCTGGCGCGGTGACGCACGGCATCGCGAGGGCCCTCGTGGCTCTGAACCCCGACCTGCGCCAGGCCCTAAAGGGAGCCGGGCTTCTTACGCGCGACCCGCGCATGAAGGAGCGGCGCAAGTACGGGCTCAAGAAGGCGCGCAAAGCACCTCAGTACTCCAAGAGGTGAACGGCGCCGGCTGATAATGGCTCAGAGCGTTCACACAACCGGTTCTTCCGACGCGCAAGCGGGGTTGAACCGGTTCGCTGTTTTGTTCGCTGTTTTCACGAGGGATTGCGTCTCCCGCACGGGTCGCGTCCGGTTGGCCACAGAATGTCAGGACCCCCTCAGCGCCGGTGGTCGCCGGGAAGGTTGAAGTCCGGCTGCTGACGAGAGAGGTCGGCGATAGGCGGCCGGAGGTCGGCAAAGCGCGCGAAGCACCTGGAATACTTCGTCCGCCCACGTAGGTGCGTCCATCTCGGGAGGAATGGCGAACCATATCCCGAACTATAGAACTGACTGTGGCGTCGTATGTTTTCGTCTCCTTCTTTTCTTTCTTTGATGACGTTGGGGTTGGGTTGCCGGTGCTCTCTCGACAGGGCGTGGAGAGCACGGCTGTGTCGCGCGCCAAGTCCGAGCCAGGCGCGCCGCGAATGCGCCGTCCGCGGGGGGCAGGACGGCAGGACCGGCAACCCTGGAGGGATAGAGGGAACCCCCGCGCCGGAAGAAACGCGAGTCTCTGGCGTACTTAGCTAGAACGAAAGCGTCCAAACCCGACCTGCTCTGGAGGGAGAGTCTTGCGAAGGTACGTGCCGAGAAGAACCAAAGCGCGACGGCGGGTCCTCGTCACGGTTATGCTGTGGTTCATCGCGGCGTGCGTCGTCGCCGGGTTCGTCGTCGCGAGGAACCCATCGCTCGTTCCGGGCGCGCCGGAGGCTCTGGAACGCGCGAGCGTGATCCGGGACCTCCTCTGTCTCAGGCGCACGGTGCAGGTGAACGTGCGGCGCGCAGAGTTCTGGGGATCGGACCTCCTCATCGTGGACATGGAGATTCGCAACCACTCCCCGGTCGTCATCCTGTGCCAAGACTTGCGTCTTGTTGACAGACGGGGGCAAGTCTTCTTTCCCAGCAGCACCAGCGTGTATTACGTGAATCGCCAGGAGTCCTTGTGGATGCGCCAGGTGAATCCTGGCCGGAGCGTGTCAGGGAAATTCGCCTTCGTGGTCCCCGACGGCACCTTTGGCCTCGCATGCGCCATTGAGACCGAGATCGGCGTGATCAAGCTCTCACCCGTGAAGGAGGTGTCGAGGCGAGACACGTGACCGCGCCTGTGTGACGTGGCGGGGGCACGGGCGTCCCGCCGGAGCCTGAGAGGAGACGTCTCGGAGACGTGCCAAGACGCTTGGAAAGGGGGCGTGTGATGTGGAGCTCGAGTTCGTCAGGGTCCGCCGGGACACCCGGTGCGGAGGAACGGTGGTCGTGACCATCGACCGACCTCCTGTGAACGCGTTGAACTTTCAGACCGTGAACGAGCTGGCATCCGCGTTCACGGAGCTGCGCGCGGACCCGAGCGTGATGGTCGTGGTGGTGACGGGAGCAGGGGAGCGCGCGTTCGTTGCGGGGGCGGACATCAAGGAGTTCCCTGGCCTTACGCGTGAGGCCGGGGTCGAGATGTCTAGAAGGGGCCAGGCCGCTATGGGCCTTATCGCTTCGTTTCCGCGCCCGGTCATCGCCGCCGTGAACGGCCTCTGCCTGGGTGGAGGGTGCGAGCTTGCGATGGCGTGTGATATCCGAATAGCATCGGACTTAGCAAAGTTCGGCCAGCCAGAGGTGAACCTCGGGCTCATCCCCGGCTACGGCGGCACGATGCGCCTCGCCAGACTCGTAGGGCCGGCCGCGGCGAGGGAGCTGCTCTTCACGGGCAGGGTGATCGACGCCCAGGAAGCATTGGCCATCGGCCTCGTGAACAAGGTCGTGCCTCATGCGGACCTGATGGACGTGTGCCTTGAGATGGCGGAGGTCATCGCCTCGAAAGCTCCGGTAGCAGTTAGGCTCGCGAAAACGGTGCTAAGCCAGGCCGAGGACGCGCGCTTCGAGGACGGGTTGGAAGTGGAGGCACGCTGCTTTGGGGACGCGTGTGCAACGGAGGACATGCATGAGGGAGTGAGGGCGTTCCTCGAGAAGCGCAGACCCGAGTTCGCGGGCAAGTAGCCGGGCGGGCTGCGCAAACTAAGTGTGGCGCCATAAGTTTTCGTCTCATTTCTTCACGGCGTTAGGGTTGCCGGTGCTTGCGCGACGGGGCGTGGAGAATTCGGCCGCCTTAAGCTCCGAATTCGAACGAGGCGCGCCGCAAGCGCGCCGTCCCCGGAGGGCAACACCGATAGCCTTAGGCAGGACCGCCCCGCCGAAAAGTAGCGCGAACTTTCGGTGACATACGACATACTTAGTCGTGATCCGTTTGAGGAGGCTTCGAAATGTCGTCGGAGTATCAATCCATCAACGTGACTGGGCTCGAGTTGGATCTGGACGAGGTTCAAGACGCTTTGGTTGAATTCGTGCGTGCCGAGGTGGCTCGGGCAGGCTACCGAAAGGTCGTGATAGGCCTCTCCGGCGGTCTGGATTCCTCGGTCGTTGCCTACTTGTGCGTGCGTGCGCTGGGCGCCGAGAACACCTTCGGTGCCATGCTGCCGTATCGCACGTCCAACCCTGCCAGCCTTTCGGACGCCAAGGAGGTCGCCAGTGTGCTTGGCATTGAGTACTGCGTCGTGGACATTACAGGCCCGGTGGACGCGTACTTCGCAGCCCTGCCACCCGAGGCAGGGCCCGAGGCGGACAAGCTCAGGCGGGGAAACAGGATAGCACGGGAGAGGATGGCGGTCATCTACGATCTGTCAGCGGCAAAGCAGGGGCTCGTGGTGGGCACGAGCAACAAGACCGAGCTTCTCTTGGGCTATGGCACGCTCCACGGCGACTTGGCGTTTGCTTTCGACCCCATCGGCGACCTTTACAAGACACAGGTGCGTGCTCTCGCCCGTCATCTCGGCGTCCCGCCCAGGATCATCGCGAAGGCGCCAAGCGCGGACCTCTGGTCCGGGCAAACTGACGAGGGAGAGCTCGGCTTCACTTACGACGACGTCGACAAGCTTCTCTATTTGATGGTCGACGAGAGGAGAAAGAAATCCGAGCTCGTCGCCATGGGGTTCAAACCCGAATTCGTCGATGCCGTGCAGAGGCGCGTCAGGGCTACGCGTTTCAAAGCGCGTATGCCTGTGTTGGCGAGGATCATGACCCACGGCGTGGGGGGTGATTTCCGATACTGGGAGAGCACTATTTCACGGAGACACCGACCTCGGCCCATGCCGAACGAGAGATAGAGGTCGAGCTCAGAGGCCGCCGCTTTCGCTTCGTGACGGACGCCGGCGTCTTTTCCAAGGGCAAGCTGGATCGGGGCACGCGTCTTCTGGTTGAGGCGATGGACGTGCCCGAAGGAAGCCTTGTCCTGGACCTCGGCTGCGGTTACGGCCCGATCGGGATCGCGGCCGCGCTTCTCTGCCCCACGTGTCGAGTGTGCATGACGGACGTGAACGAGCGGGCGTGTGAGCTTGCAAGGAGAAACGCGGTTCTCAACGGCGCCACGAACACGCGAGTCGTGTGCGGTGCCGGTTTTTCGCCGGTCCAAGACTTGAAGTTCGACCTCATTCTTTCAAACCCACCCATTAGAGCGGGGAAACAGGTTCTGTTCGAGATCATCGAGGGCGCCGCGATGCACCTCAATCCCGGTGGAAGGCTCGTTCTCGTGGCACAGACTAAGCAGGGCGCGAGGAGCCTTCTCCGCAAGCTTGCTGAGGTGTTTCCCGTGGCGCGCGTGGTGGACAAGGGGGGCGGTTACCGGGTCATGGAGGGTGTGATGGAGGCGTAAGGGCAGGGCCTCGTGCAGGGCCTCGTGCGGGGGAGCCCCCGCACGTGACGCGAAACACGATGGGATGAGGACAGGCCCGCGGCCTTCGTACACCGCTCGGAGGGCATTTTTCGGGGCTGGCACGCATAACTGTGGTAGCGGGCGGGTGGTGGAACGCACCGGGCGGGGTGCGCAGGGACGGGACGCTCGTCACAGAGGGTGAAGCCCTGTTGAGGAAGCCCATCGTGCTCATATGGACCCCGAGAGCGTGGCTCGTGACTTGTGCCGCGATAGGAGCGGTGGTGACCATGTTGCTCGTGCTCGCTCGCACGGCTGTAAGAGTGAGCGCTCCGCTCTCGGACGCCGTGTGCGGGAAGGTCGTGGCCATTGACCCGGGACATGGCGGTGATGACTGCGGCGCGCGGGGGCGCTCCGGCCTTGCCGAAAAGGACGTGGTGCTTGATATCGGCCGCCATCTGGCGGGGCTTCTCAACCGTGCGGCCGTGTACACGGTGATGACGAGGGATGATGACGACGACCTCGTCCGGGACGAGTCACTGGGGCCCGTGCAGCGGAAGCGCCTCGACCTCGAGAGCAGGGTGGACCTTGCGGCAAGGAGCCGTGCCGACCTCTACATAAGCATCCACGCGAACAGCTTTCCAGAGCCCGTTTGGTCCGGAGCACAGACGTTTTACCACAGCAGGTCCGAGGAGAGCAAGGCCCTCGCTCAGGCTATCCAGAAAGAGCTTGCAGCCCAGCTAGGGCCGAATCTCCGGAGGGCCAAGCCGGGCGATGACTACTTCGTGCTCAAGCACTCGAAAATGCCCGCAGTCATCGTGGAGGTTGGCTTCCTGTCGAACCCCCGCGAGGAATCCCTCTTGGCGCAGCCCGATTACCGGAGACGCGTGGCGGAGGCGATCTTCCGGGGGACCGTGAACTACCTGATAGAATCATACAGCGAACGCACCAAGGGCCAGGAGCGCCGCGGGGGCGAGCCGGGCCAAGGAGCCGAGCCGGCATCGGACAGCGGGATGCAAGTGGATAGGATGCCCCAGGAAGGCCCAGGCGAGGTCCTGAGGTCGAAAGCGCGGGCCGCCCTGAAACCTTCGGAGGATGAGGCCATACTCTATTTCGCCGGTCCCACCAATTTCGACGACGACCTTCTGCCTGAGGTGCGCAGGATCCCCGGGATGGCTGGCTCGCTGCCGCCGGAGGAGCGCGCCACCAGGATCGTCAACGAACTCATCAAGGGGCCGGCCGGGGGGAGCGTGTTGTGCCCGACTGTGCCGAAGGGCACGCGGCTCAGGTCGCTGCGGATCGTGGATGGCGTGGCCTACGTGGATTTCAGCAGCGAGCTCGTCTCGAGCCACTGGGGAGGAAGCAGGTCGGAGGAGATCACGATCTATTCGATCGTCAACACCCTGGCGGAGTTGCCCGAGGTGGAGCGTGTTCAGATCCTCGTGGAGGGCGCCTGGCCGGTCACCATCGCAGGGCACGTGATTCTTGACGCGCCCGTGAGCCCCAACTACGATCTCGTGAGGTTCGCAAAGTAGGCCGCGGCGTTGCCGGCTCTTGAACGATTTGCGGAGCGGCGCGACTCCGTGGTCATACCCAGAATGCCCGTTCGTCTGCTCTTTCCCTCATCCGTGCCCTCGTATGCCCTCGGATGGCGGTCCCTCCGAGAAGCCGATCCAAGGCAGGGTGGATAGCACAAAAAGGATATGATGATGGTCTGTAGAATACTGTAA is a genomic window of Bacillota bacterium containing:
- a CDS encoding class I SAM-dependent methyltransferase, translated to MGEHYFTETPTSAHAEREIEVELRGRRFRFVTDAGVFSKGKLDRGTRLLVEAMDVPEGSLVLDLGCGYGPIGIAAALLCPTCRVCMTDVNERACELARRNAVLNGATNTRVVCGAGFSPVQDLKFDLILSNPPIRAGKQVLFEIIEGAAMHLNPGGRLVLVAQTKQGARSLLRKLAEVFPVARVVDKGGGYRVMEGVMEA
- a CDS encoding DUF4352 domain-containing protein; the encoded protein is MRRYVPRRTKARRRVLVTVMLWFIAACVVAGFVVARNPSLVPGAPEALERASVIRDLLCLRRTVQVNVRRAEFWGSDLLIVDMEIRNHSPVVILCQDLRLVDRRGQVFFPSSTSVYYVNRQESLWMRQVNPGRSVSGKFAFVVPDGTFGLACAIETEIGVIKLSPVKEVSRRDT
- a CDS encoding NAD+ synthase, translated to MSSEYQSINVTGLELDLDEVQDALVEFVRAEVARAGYRKVVIGLSGGLDSSVVAYLCVRALGAENTFGAMLPYRTSNPASLSDAKEVASVLGIEYCVVDITGPVDAYFAALPPEAGPEADKLRRGNRIARERMAVIYDLSAAKQGLVVGTSNKTELLLGYGTLHGDLAFAFDPIGDLYKTQVRALARHLGVPPRIIAKAPSADLWSGQTDEGELGFTYDDVDKLLYLMVDERRKKSELVAMGFKPEFVDAVQRRVRATRFKARMPVLARIMTHGVGGDFRYWESTISRRHRPRPMPNER
- a CDS encoding energy-coupling factor transporter transmembrane protein EcfT yields the protein MFGNLTIGQYIPGDSLVHKLDPRVKIFITLVVITVLFLVSTMAGYGLVLLFILGAVLLAHLPMRFVMRGVRPLLFILVLTFGLHLFMNEGRVLFRVGPLVATYEGAFKGFAMSMRLVLLVLATSILTLSTSPIELTDGIESILSPARVLGVPAHELAMMMTIALRFIPTLLEETDKIMKAQMARGADFETGNVVQKAKSLVPLLVPLFVSAFRRADELAMAMEARCYRGGQGRTRMKQLRVGAKDILAAIGSTAALVAVAVYL
- the rplM gene encoding 50S ribosomal protein L13 translates to MAGTGPRPEAQGGEWYVVDAEGKTLGRLASQVASVIRGKHKPTYTPSLDTGDHVIVINAEKVRVTGNKEKQKFYYRHSGYPGGLRAVPYEVMMAKKPEAIIEHAVRGMLPHNRLGRSLWRKLKVYRGAEHPHAAQKPKPLEIKE
- the rpsI gene encoding 30S ribosomal protein S9; its protein translation is MALAEIGNAPAVLATGRRKCSVARVQLKPGRGDIIVNGKPVSEYFGRKILEILVRRPFAVTDTAGKYDVIAKVEGGGPTGQAGAVTHGIARALVALNPDLRQALKGAGLLTRDPRMKERRKYGLKKARKAPQYSKR
- the truA gene encoding tRNA pseudouridine(38-40) synthase TruA, whose translation is MRNIKLVLEYDGTAYCGFQRQDGLRTIQAELERAVAVITKSPANVIGAGRTDAGVHARGQVVNFRTDARMPAEKFVPALNSVLPADIRVLRAEDVPLEFNARYDARGKTYEYTMDTRPVPSVFLRNYAYHVPFPLDLEAMREGCSHIVGRHDFRSFAASGGGAKTFTREVRRCALEAGEGLVKITVEADGFLYNMVRIIVGTLVLVGVGKLTPRDVARIRDARDRRVAGPTAPAKGLCLVRVDYDA
- a CDS encoding energy-coupling factor transporter ATPase, which encodes MPIKVENLSYTYNPGTPLARTALDDVNLEIGDGEFIGLIGATGSGKSTLIQHFNGLLKPTRGRVLVDGVDIWQKDVRLKDIRTKVGLVFQYPEHQLFEETVFADIAFGPRNMGLGDDEINARVRRALELVGLDFEAVKGRSPFELSGGEMRRVAIAGVLAMEPSVLVLDEPVSGLDPRGRDELLEELARLHRRSECTVILVSHSMEDVARLAKRLVVMHKGKVVADGPVREVFRMTDLLKEVGLGVPQVTEVMHELARRGKDVRTDVLTVEEAKAELLRLLRGEGRVR